One Nostocoides sp. HKS02 genomic window carries:
- a CDS encoding thiolase family protein, with product MPRTLREVVFVDGVRTPFGKAGEKGMYAQTRADDLVIKCIRELMRRHPELPPERVEEVAIAATTQIGDQGLTLGRMAALLSGLPKTTPGYSIDRMCAGAMTAVTTTASSIAFGSIDVAIAGGVEHMGRHPMGEGVDPNPRIVAEKLVDPSALVMGSTAENLHDRYPTLTKARSDAYAVGSQDKLAKAYANNQIQPDLVPVATRHQEQGFGLATQDEPPRPGTTLADLGALKTPFRPHGNVSAGNSAGLNDGATACILASAEAAAELGLPVRMRLVDFAFVGVEPEVMGIGPVPAAEKALAKAGLSIDDIGLFELNEAFAVQVLAFLEHFGIADDDPRVNQYGGAIATGHPLASSGVRLMTQLARQFEEHPEVRYGMTAMCIGIGMGGAVIWENPHHPDFGADNDFGADNGTEVSA from the coding sequence GTGCCCCGCACTCTGCGTGAGGTCGTGTTCGTCGACGGTGTTCGCACGCCGTTCGGCAAGGCCGGGGAGAAGGGCATGTACGCCCAGACCCGCGCCGACGACCTCGTCATCAAATGCATCCGTGAGCTGATGCGCCGTCACCCCGAGCTGCCCCCGGAGCGCGTCGAGGAGGTCGCCATCGCCGCGACCACCCAGATCGGCGACCAGGGCCTGACGCTCGGCCGCATGGCTGCCCTCCTGTCCGGCCTGCCGAAGACGACCCCCGGATACTCCATCGACCGCATGTGCGCGGGTGCGATGACTGCCGTGACCACCACCGCCTCGTCGATCGCCTTCGGGTCCATCGACGTGGCGATTGCCGGGGGCGTCGAGCACATGGGCCGCCACCCCATGGGTGAGGGCGTCGACCCCAACCCGCGGATCGTCGCCGAGAAGCTCGTCGACCCCTCCGCCCTGGTCATGGGCTCGACCGCGGAGAACCTCCACGACCGCTACCCGACGCTCACCAAGGCGCGCAGCGACGCGTATGCCGTGGGCTCGCAGGACAAGCTCGCGAAGGCCTATGCGAACAACCAGATCCAGCCCGACCTCGTGCCGGTGGCGACTCGCCACCAGGAGCAGGGGTTCGGCCTGGCCACCCAGGACGAGCCACCCCGCCCGGGCACGACCCTGGCGGACCTGGGCGCGCTGAAGACTCCCTTCCGCCCGCACGGCAACGTCAGCGCCGGCAACTCGGCAGGCCTCAACGACGGGGCGACCGCCTGCATCCTCGCCTCGGCGGAGGCCGCCGCCGAGCTCGGGCTGCCGGTGCGCATGCGCCTGGTCGACTTCGCGTTCGTCGGGGTCGAGCCAGAGGTCATGGGCATCGGCCCGGTGCCCGCGGCGGAGAAGGCGCTCGCCAAGGCCGGTCTGTCCATCGACGACATCGGCCTGTTCGAGCTCAACGAGGCGTTCGCGGTGCAGGTCCTCGCGTTCCTCGAGCACTTCGGCATCGCGGACGACGATCCGCGCGTCAACCAGTACGGGGGCGCCATCGCCACCGGACACCCCCTCGCCTCCTCCGGCGTGCGCCTGATGACGCAGCTGGCCCGGCAGTTCGAGGAGCACCCCGAGGTCCGCTACGGCATGACCGCCATGTGCATCGGCATCGGCATGGGCGGCGCCGTCATCTGGGAGAACCCCCACCACCCTGACTTCGGGGCTGACAACGACTTCGGGGCTGACAACGGCACGGAGGTTTCGGCATGA